GTCTCCATCTCAGGCTCAGCGGCTGCAATGAGGGGATCCGCAGGTGTTGTGCCAGCAAGAGCCGCGCGCTCGCGCTCGATCTTACTACCAGTAAAGGGGGTGAGAAGTACAATGTAGAAGCCGAGACCCAGAGCAACAATGGCATGGAGAAGGCGCCAGAGGTTCGTAGAAGCACTGCTGCGCACAGCAGTTTGGGGTACGGGTGGCCCTTGGCCGGGCGCTGCACCGGGCATGCCAGGGAAGGGTGGCATAGAGCCCGCAGGAAGGCCTGCGCCGGCCATGAGCTGagacatcatcttcatcatgggGTCTTCGTCAACGCCGCCAGGGGCAGGACTAGCAGTGCCGCTAGCATTGCCGCGCTCGAAGCCAAGCATCATTTGTCGCAACTGGTCTTCTGACATATTGGGCTCCAGGGTTTCGGGGGCGCTCGTGCGTGAATTGACAGTGCGCTTGGTCTCATAGTAGTGTTCTGAGATGTCAACTTCATCGGGGTCCGCATGCTGAGCAGTTGAAGATGCTACGGATGCTGAGGCAGCGGGAGCTGGTGTGGGAGCGTCAGTCGCTGTGGTAGTTGCGATGGCAGGTTCGGGTTCTATAAATTATGTTAGCATCCAATAGTGTCAATGACATGAGAGCATGGGTATTATTGCCTCCTGGAACCCGACCCCCCAGACCGGTGATCTTGTTGAGTCTTGCAGAACCTCCAGCCTTGAGCTTTGCTTCGCGGCGTTCCTTGCGAAGACGGGCCTGCTCGGCAGCTCTctgagcagcagcatcatCTGGGCTTTGCGT
This Fusarium poae strain DAOMC 252244 chromosome 3, whole genome shotgun sequence DNA region includes the following protein-coding sequences:
- a CDS encoding hypothetical protein (TransMembrane:3 (o192-214i253-272o307-328i)) codes for the protein MTETTQSPDDAAAQRAAEQARLRKERREAKLKAGGSARLNKITGLGEPEPAIATTTATDAPTPAPAASASVASSTAQHADPDEVDISEHYYETKRTVNSRTSAPETLEPNMSEDQLRQMMLGFERGNASGTASPAPGGVDEDPMMKMMSQLMAGAGLPAGSMPPFPGMPGAAPGQGPPVPQTAVRSSASTNLWRLLHAIVALGLGFYIVLLTPFTGSKIERERAALAGTTPADPLIAAAEPEMETELEHRKKLFFWTFATAETLLLTTRFFLGRRGSPPAGIVGTVMQFLPQPAKGYVEIVMRYGQIFTTVRSDMLACIFVLGAVAWFKG